From Brachyhypopomus gauderio isolate BG-103 unplaced genomic scaffold, BGAUD_0.2 sc40, whole genome shotgun sequence, one genomic window encodes:
- the LOC143485834 gene encoding uncharacterized protein LOC143485834 isoform X2 translates to MAESGEPAIYKWTDEDTKDLIQWRVANAHLFTGKRNAAVRGFEAFVLEKKLPKAISPLYVKKKWENLKQKYKLCLREAAKLLRFADTTITSLISGGDESAYSREIEKLIQALVGQCHQPLEHLGL, encoded by the exons ATGGCGGAAAGCGGCGAGCCAGCAATTTACAAGT GGACCGATGAAGACACCAAGGACCTTATCCAGTGGAGGGTGGCCAATGCGCATCTCTTCACCGGTAAAAGAAATGCAGCAGTACGAGGTTTTGA AGCCTTCGTCTTGGAGAAAAAATTGCCAAAGGCAATCTCtccactttatgtaaaaaaaaagtgggaGAACCTTAAGCAAAAATATAAG CTGTGCCTCCGTGAAGCAGCCAAACTCTTGAGGTTTGCTGATACCACCATCACTAGTCTAATCTCTGGTGGGGATGAGTCAGCCTACAGCAGGGAGATAGAGAAACtaatacag GCTCTGGTGGGTCAGTGTCATCAGCCTCTGGAACATCTGGGTCTATGA
- the LOC143485834 gene encoding uncharacterized protein LOC143485834 isoform X1: protein MAESGEPAIYKWTDEDTKDLIQWRVANAHLFTGKRNAAVRGFEAFVLEKKLPKAISPLYVKKKWENLKQKYKELKCPPTGVSTEGGVATAASWKWYAAMDEAIGGRPSISPPTLIASSGQGAAVEPLPSVKEPLAKKRRGNLMEYLRELEERENEREREAEERDERRQREAEEREERRWREAEEREERRWRG, encoded by the exons ATGGCGGAAAGCGGCGAGCCAGCAATTTACAAGT GGACCGATGAAGACACCAAGGACCTTATCCAGTGGAGGGTGGCCAATGCGCATCTCTTCACCGGTAAAAGAAATGCAGCAGTACGAGGTTTTGA AGCCTTCGTCTTGGAGAAAAAATTGCCAAAGGCAATCTCtccactttatgtaaaaaaaaagtgggaGAACCTTAAGCAAAAATATAAG GAACTGAAGTGCCCCCCCACTGGGGTGAGTACAGAGGGTGGTGTAGCAACAGCAGCATCCTGGAAATGGTATGCTGCCATGGATGAGGCAATAGGTGGGAGGCCATCAATTAGTCCACCCACCCTTATTGCCTCATCTGGCCAGGGTGCTGCTGTTGAGCCACTGCCCTCTGTAAAGGAACCCCTTGCCAAGAAGAGGCGGGGGAATTTAATGGAATATTTGAGGGAGttggaagagagggaaaatgagagggagagagaggctgaggaaagagacgagagaagacagagagaggctgaggagagggaggaaagaagatggagagaggctgaggagagggaggaaagaagatggagaggctga